In Leptotrichia sp. OH3620_COT-345, the following proteins share a genomic window:
- a CDS encoding TIGR00341 family protein, with amino-acid sequence MNENHKNARYKILEKNIMDEVDVSKETFLILSCAIIIASVGLNTNSIAVIIGAMLISPLMSPIQGIGLGLSKGDVKLTYKFLYQLLLFILISVASSTFYFILTPISEATEQIISRTSPTLWDVLIAAFGGIAGVIGKAKKDGGNVTPGVAIATALMPPLCVVGYGFSQSNFSIVFGAGYLFIINLFCIMTSTFIGVKIYYGKMAKESSFRQKVIFYVITFLVVVPSIYTASILVKESYQQTYINQFINTELKNHYVFDRNINNAEKIISFRVVGDILSKENIENLEKKLFKYKLNNYNLIIKQLSDNKYLTAQELSSYLKKEAIKTNESKSIKFDEELEKIENILYKDYKTDILDIQAGRVFDSKKTENFICIITVKNDVSDETINKIKESKFNTKHEYIIIIQKREEK; translated from the coding sequence ATGAATGAAAATCATAAAAACGCAAGGTACAAAATTCTTGAAAAAAATATTATGGACGAAGTAGATGTTTCAAAAGAAACTTTTCTTATATTAAGTTGTGCCATAATAATCGCATCAGTAGGGTTAAATACAAACTCTATTGCGGTTATTATAGGTGCAATGCTTATTTCGCCTCTCATGTCTCCTATACAGGGTATAGGATTAGGCTTATCAAAAGGAGATGTTAAACTGACATATAAATTTTTATATCAGCTACTATTATTTATTTTAATAAGTGTCGCAAGTTCAACTTTTTATTTTATCCTTACTCCGATATCAGAAGCGACTGAGCAGATTATAAGCAGGACATCACCGACTTTATGGGATGTTTTAATTGCAGCATTCGGAGGGATTGCAGGAGTAATAGGTAAAGCCAAAAAAGATGGTGGAAATGTTACACCGGGAGTTGCTATTGCGACTGCTTTAATGCCTCCCCTATGTGTTGTAGGTTATGGATTTTCTCAAAGTAATTTTTCAATTGTTTTTGGAGCGGGTTATTTATTTATAATAAACCTGTTCTGTATTATGACTTCAACTTTTATAGGAGTAAAGATTTATTATGGAAAAATGGCGAAAGAGTCGTCATTCAGGCAGAAAGTAATATTTTATGTTATTACATTTTTAGTAGTTGTTCCGAGTATTTATACAGCTTCTATATTAGTAAAGGAATCTTATCAGCAGACATATATCAATCAGTTTATAAATACTGAACTGAAAAATCATTATGTGTTTGACAGAAATATAAATAATGCTGAAAAAATAATCAGTTTCAGAGTAGTAGGAGACATTTTATCTAAAGAAAATATTGAAAATTTAGAAAAAAAGTTATTCAAATATAAACTGAATAATTATAATCTCATTATAAAACAGTTATCAGATAATAAATATCTGACAGCTCAAGAATTATCAAGTTATCTTAAAAAAGAAGCGATAAAAACAAATGAAAGTAAAAGTATAAAATTTGATGAAGAACTTGAAAAAATAGAAAATATATTATATAAGGATTATAAAACTGACATTTTAGATATTCAGGCAGGAAGAGTCTTTGACAGTAAGAAAACGGAAAATTTTATTTGTATAATAACAGTTAAAAATGATGTATCAGATGAAACAATTAACAAAATAAAAGAATCAAAATTTAATACAAAACATGAATATATAATTATAATTCAAAAACGGG
- a CDS encoding glutamine synthetase III, with amino-acid sequence MENAMKVFGENVFTESNLKKRVPKSVFKEFEASQLGEARLSKESADVIANAIKDWATKRGATHYCHWFQPLTDLTAEKHDSFLEPTGDKDVIYKFSGRSLIKGESDASSFPNGGLRSTFEARGYTVWDTSSYPFIRENKNGTTLYIPTAFISFSGQALDKKVPLLRSMNAVGKQALRILKVLGNTTTNHVFNTLGIEQEYFLVRRDLFESREDLLLTGRTLFGAPAPKGQELSDHYYGRIKNKVINFMSDVDVELWKLGIPSKTRHNEVAPNQFEVAPLFSRANLASDQNQIIMETIEKTALKHELVALLHEKPFTGVNGSGKHNNWSLGTDDGKNLFSPGKDPKNNRQFLLFISSVIEAVDRYYPLLRGVTASATNDHRLGGHEAPPAIISIFLGDELTDILENIALGKNKPVGGVGSLNLGIEGVLPTLNTDSGDRNRTSPFAFTGNKFEFRMPGSSSTPATTAAAINSIVAKVLSEYADKLESSDNIDTTVIEIISNTYKNHGRIIFNGNGYGDEWAKEAEKRGLTNITSSNEALRALIAPEIVNMFEETGMVTKAEAEARYIAYAERYVTQLTIESRVLIDIANKHILPNAVKYANILADNINKTEKFGKEFVSEQEELLKFLLTNINLLRKEIKSLEAGIETVKSEKDLSKQTDLAADKLVSGLKALRNPCDEIEKITDYSTWKLPTYKALLFKL; translated from the coding sequence ATGGAAAACGCTATGAAAGTATTCGGAGAAAATGTGTTCACCGAAAGTAATCTGAAAAAAAGGGTTCCTAAAAGTGTATTCAAGGAATTTGAAGCTTCGCAATTGGGAGAAGCCCGTTTATCAAAAGAATCTGCTGATGTTATTGCAAATGCTATTAAAGATTGGGCTACAAAAAGAGGAGCTACACATTATTGCCATTGGTTTCAACCTTTGACAGACTTAACAGCTGAAAAACACGATTCATTTTTAGAACCTACAGGAGATAAAGATGTTATTTATAAATTTTCAGGAAGAAGTCTGATTAAAGGAGAATCCGATGCTTCATCATTTCCTAACGGAGGATTGCGAAGTACATTTGAAGCAAGAGGATACACAGTATGGGATACAAGTTCATATCCTTTTATAAGAGAAAATAAAAATGGGACTACGCTATATATCCCTACTGCATTTATTTCTTTCAGCGGACAGGCTCTTGATAAAAAAGTCCCACTATTGCGATCAATGAATGCTGTAGGGAAACAAGCGTTAAGAATATTAAAAGTTTTGGGAAATACTACTACTAATCATGTATTTAATACTTTAGGCATTGAACAGGAATATTTCCTTGTAAGAAGAGATTTATTTGAAAGTAGGGAAGACTTATTACTGACAGGAAGAACATTGTTCGGAGCACCTGCACCTAAAGGACAGGAATTAAGCGATCATTACTACGGTAGAATAAAAAATAAAGTTATAAATTTTATGAGTGATGTAGATGTTGAATTATGGAAATTAGGTATTCCTTCTAAAACCAGACATAATGAAGTAGCTCCTAATCAGTTTGAAGTTGCTCCATTATTTTCAAGAGCAAACCTTGCCTCAGATCAAAATCAGATAATAATGGAAACTATTGAAAAAACTGCACTAAAACATGAACTGGTCGCTCTTCTTCATGAAAAACCATTTACGGGAGTAAACGGCTCGGGAAAACATAACAATTGGTCTTTAGGAACTGATGACGGAAAGAATCTGTTCAGTCCCGGAAAAGATCCTAAAAATAACAGACAATTTCTTTTATTCATTTCTTCAGTAATAGAAGCCGTAGACAGATATTATCCTTTGCTAAGAGGAGTAACTGCTTCTGCTACAAATGATCATAGACTTGGAGGACATGAAGCCCCTCCTGCTATAATATCCATTTTTCTTGGAGATGAATTAACAGATATTCTTGAAAATATTGCATTAGGTAAAAATAAACCTGTCGGAGGAGTCGGATCTTTAAATTTAGGAATTGAAGGTGTTCTACCTACTTTAAATACCGATTCAGGAGACAGAAACAGAACTTCCCCTTTTGCTTTTACAGGAAATAAATTTGAATTCAGAATGCCCGGTTCAAGTTCCACACCCGCAACTACCGCCGCAGCAATAAATTCCATTGTTGCCAAAGTTCTGAGTGAATATGCCGATAAACTTGAAAGCTCTGATAATATTGATACAACAGTCATTGAAATTATTTCAAATACTTATAAAAATCATGGAAGAATTATATTTAACGGAAACGGATATGGAGATGAATGGGCTAAAGAGGCTGAAAAAAGAGGATTAACGAATATAACTTCATCAAATGAAGCATTAAGGGCATTAATTGCACCTGAAATTGTAAATATGTTTGAAGAAACGGGAATGGTTACAAAAGCGGAAGCGGAAGCCCGTTATATTGCTTATGCTGAAAGATATGTAACACAATTGACGATTGAGTCCAGAGTTCTAATTGATATTGCCAATAAACATATACTGCCTAATGCTGTTAAATATGCCAATATTTTAGCCGATAATATAAATAAAACAGAAAAATTCGGCAAAGAATTTGTAAGTGAACAGGAAGAGCTTTTAAAATTCTTACTGACTAATATTAATCTTTTAAGAAAAGAAATAAAGTCTCTGGAAGCAGGCATAGAAACAGTAAAATCTGAAAAAGATCTTTCAAAGCAGACTGATTTAGCTGCCGATAAATTAGTTTCAGGATTAAAAGCACTTAGAAATCCTTGTGATGAAATTGAAAAAATAACCGATTATTCCACTTGGAAGCTACCTACTTATAAAGCATTGTTATTTAAGTTATAA
- the typA gene encoding translational GTPase TypA has product MSNKIKNIAIIAHVDHGKTTLVDALLKQAGTFAEHEKVSERIMDSNDLERERGITIFSKNASIHYNGYKINIVDTPGHADFGGEVQRILKMVDSVLLLVDAFEGVMPQTKYVLKQALEHGLRPIVVINKIDRPNSNPDEVVDTVFDLFVDLGANDLQLDFPVVYASAKNGFAKINIEDENKDMKPLYDMILKYVDEPDGDENEPLQILITNTEYDEYVGKLGTGRIYNGKVRRNQDIVLIKRDGELVNSKISRIYGYDGLKKIEMEEAGVGDIITIAGIDKIDIGETVSERENPRALPLIDIDEPTLAMTFIVNDSPFAGKDGKYITSRNLLERLTKEVNHNVSMRLEMTDSPDAFIVKGRGELQLSILLENMRREGYEVAVSKPEVIYKEENGTKMEPVELAIIDVADEFVGVVIEKIGLRKGEMLNMVQGSDGYTRLEFKVPSRGLIGFRNEFLTETRGTGILNHSFFEYEPYKGDITGRRKGVLIALEQGTSIGYSLNNLQPRGILFIGPGIEVYEGMIVGEHSRENDLIVNVCKGKKLTNMRAAGSDDALKLAPPKEFTLELALEYIADDELVEITPNNIRLRKKYLSGIERKKYENSKN; this is encoded by the coding sequence ATGAGTAATAAAATAAAAAATATAGCGATTATCGCCCATGTTGATCATGGAAAAACTACTTTAGTAGATGCGTTATTAAAGCAGGCAGGAACATTTGCAGAGCATGAAAAAGTAAGTGAAAGAATAATGGACAGTAATGATCTAGAGAGAGAAAGAGGAATAACTATTTTTTCTAAAAATGCTTCAATTCATTATAACGGATATAAAATTAATATAGTGGACACACCGGGGCATGCCGATTTTGGTGGAGAAGTACAGAGAATATTAAAAATGGTAGATTCGGTGTTGTTACTTGTGGATGCTTTTGAAGGGGTTATGCCTCAAACAAAATACGTTTTGAAGCAAGCACTTGAACATGGACTTAGACCGATTGTCGTAATTAATAAAATAGACAGACCTAATTCCAATCCTGATGAAGTTGTAGATACAGTATTTGATTTATTTGTAGATTTGGGAGCAAATGATTTGCAACTTGATTTTCCGGTAGTATACGCATCAGCAAAAAATGGATTTGCTAAAATTAATATTGAAGATGAAAACAAAGATATGAAACCATTATACGACATGATTTTAAAATATGTAGATGAACCCGATGGAGATGAAAACGAACCTCTTCAAATTCTTATTACAAATACTGAATATGATGAGTATGTGGGGAAATTAGGAACAGGAAGAATTTACAACGGAAAAGTAAGGAGAAATCAGGATATTGTATTAATAAAAAGAGATGGAGAACTTGTAAATAGTAAAATTTCGAGAATTTACGGTTATGACGGACTAAAAAAAATAGAAATGGAAGAAGCAGGTGTAGGAGATATTATTACGATTGCGGGAATTGATAAAATAGATATAGGGGAGACTGTTTCTGAAAGGGAAAATCCGCGTGCTTTACCGTTAATAGACATAGATGAACCTACATTGGCAATGACATTTATAGTAAATGATTCTCCTTTTGCAGGAAAAGATGGTAAATATATTACTTCAAGAAATCTTCTGGAAAGACTGACAAAAGAGGTAAATCATAATGTAAGTATGAGACTTGAAATGACAGATTCTCCTGATGCTTTCATAGTAAAAGGTAGAGGGGAGCTCCAATTATCCATATTACTTGAAAATATGAGGCGTGAAGGGTATGAGGTGGCAGTATCGAAACCGGAAGTTATTTATAAAGAAGAAAACGGTACAAAAATGGAACCTGTTGAACTTGCCATAATAGATGTTGCTGATGAATTTGTCGGAGTAGTCATTGAAAAAATAGGGCTGCGAAAAGGAGAAATGCTGAATATGGTTCAGGGAAGTGACGGATATACAAGGTTGGAGTTCAAAGTACCGTCACGTGGACTTATCGGATTCAGAAATGAATTTTTAACTGAAACAAGAGGAACAGGAATATTGAACCATTCATTTTTTGAATATGAACCCTATAAAGGAGATATTACCGGAAGAAGGAAAGGAGTACTTATTGCTTTAGAGCAGGGAACAAGTATAGGATACTCATTAAATAATCTCCAGCCGAGAGGAATACTGTTTATCGGTCCGGGGATTGAAGTGTATGAAGGAATGATAGTCGGTGAGCACTCAAGAGAAAATGACCTTATAGTAAATGTATGTAAAGGAAAAAAGCTCACAAATATGAGAGCAGCAGGAAGTGACGATGCGTTGAAACTGGCTCCACCTAAAGAATTTACTCTGGAATTGGCTTTAGAATATATTGCCGATGATGAGTTAGTGGAAATAACACCAAATAATATAAGATTAAGAAAGAAATATTTAAGTGGAATTGAAAGAAAGAAGTACGAAAATTCAAAAAACTGA
- a CDS encoding ABC transporter substrate-binding protein gives MKTIMRGVLLFGMLGGMLLSCGGNGNKKEKKVEKTQVEKKVYKIGISQIIDHPALNSAKQGFKDALIKSGIESEFDDRTANGEIPTQTLIMQQFSADKKDLVYTITTPTSQAAKNQIKDIPIVIAAVTDPKGAGLEGVENITGTSGAAPINENLELMKQVFPKVKKIGIIYNSSEQNSVSELNNLKKLAPEKGFQILEKAITNGTELVAAANIISKQVDIYYAIQDNTISSYFPTLLDILNNAGIPVFATSDVYSDRGGLISQGTTDYDLGYRAGEIAVEILKNGKKPANIPIETIKNLKIEINRKNMEMLKIKIPEEILKKAVFTEDKNKK, from the coding sequence ATGAAAACAATTATGAGAGGTGTACTGTTATTCGGTATGTTAGGAGGCATGTTACTATCATGTGGAGGAAATGGAAACAAGAAAGAAAAAAAAGTTGAGAAAACTCAAGTTGAGAAAAAAGTTTATAAAATCGGGATATCACAGATAATTGATCATCCGGCATTAAATTCTGCTAAACAAGGGTTTAAAGATGCTTTGATAAAATCAGGAATAGAATCGGAATTTGATGACAGAACAGCAAACGGTGAAATCCCTACACAAACATTAATAATGCAGCAATTTTCAGCAGATAAAAAAGATTTAGTGTATACAATTACTACACCGACATCACAAGCAGCAAAAAATCAGATAAAGGATATTCCTATTGTCATAGCCGCAGTTACAGATCCTAAAGGAGCCGGCTTGGAAGGCGTTGAAAATATTACAGGAACAAGTGGAGCTGCTCCAATTAATGAAAATCTTGAGTTAATGAAACAGGTGTTTCCAAAAGTAAAAAAAATCGGTATAATTTATAATTCATCTGAACAAAATTCAGTTTCCGAATTAAATAATTTAAAGAAACTGGCCCCTGAAAAAGGATTTCAAATACTTGAAAAAGCTATAACAAATGGTACGGAACTTGTTGCAGCGGCAAATATAATTTCAAAGCAGGTTGATATTTACTACGCAATACAGGATAATACAATTTCTTCATATTTTCCTACATTACTTGATATTCTAAATAATGCAGGAATACCTGTATTTGCTACAAGTGACGTTTATTCCGATAGAGGAGGATTGATTTCTCAGGGAACGACTGATTATGACCTAGGTTATAGAGCAGGAGAAATAGCAGTGGAAATATTGAAAAATGGAAAAAAACCTGCGAATATTCCTATTGAAACAATAAAAAATCTTAAAATAGAAATAAACAGAAAAAATATGGAAATGTTAAAAATAAAAATTCCTGAAGAAATATTGAAAAAAGCTGTATTTACTGAAGATAAAAACAAAAAGTGA
- a CDS encoding DUF421 domain-containing protein translates to MPFIISMAIKLTIGFSALVLFMNLNGKGQLAPLSTGDQIGNYVLGGIIGGVIYNPSITIVQFLMVLLIWGLLMTAINFLKNTSTEMKNIIDGQIITLVKDGKMATENFAKASMSILDFYTKLRMKGVYKVSDIEEAFTESNGQITIIKKEDNLGIMLIAEGKIIESNLEHVGKDIRWLVKKLNEKGIESIENIFLAEISGDDLFIVKKE, encoded by the coding sequence ATGCCGTTTATAATATCTATGGCAATAAAATTGACAATAGGTTTTTCAGCACTTGTTCTATTTATGAATTTAAATGGAAAAGGTCAGCTTGCTCCTTTATCAACAGGAGATCAAATAGGGAATTATGTTCTTGGAGGAATTATAGGAGGAGTAATATATAATCCTTCCATAACAATAGTTCAATTTTTAATGGTTTTATTAATATGGGGTTTACTTATGACTGCTATAAATTTTCTTAAAAATACGAGTACGGAAATGAAAAATATAATTGATGGTCAAATAATAACTTTAGTAAAAGATGGAAAAATGGCGACAGAAAATTTTGCTAAAGCAAGTATGTCAATTTTAGATTTTTATACTAAGCTAAGAATGAAAGGTGTTTATAAAGTTTCAGATATTGAGGAAGCGTTTACGGAATCCAACGGTCAGATTACCATAATAAAAAAAGAAGATAATCTTGGAATAATGTTAATTGCTGAAGGAAAAATTATAGAAAGTAATTTGGAACATGTAGGAAAAGATATAAGGTGGTTGGTGAAAAAACTAAATGAAAAAGGAATTGAAAGTATAGAGAATATATTTTTAGCTGAAATTTCAGGAGATGATTTATTTATTGTAAAAAAAGAGTAA
- a CDS encoding DUF3290 family protein, with amino-acid sequence MFLVFVLSRWFKGSITLKEKQLSLLVLILVLLFGLSKMSEYQLQNDQEKIYKNMASVVRGLSKKFHVSEDEICVNTKQITEHTVYKIRDKFYQIHWVDGTILVEEMKVPYVDEIKIFDK; translated from the coding sequence TTGTTTTTAGTCTTTGTTTTATCAAGATGGTTCAAAGGAAGTATTACATTGAAAGAAAAACAATTGAGTTTACTGGTTCTTATTTTGGTATTATTATTCGGATTATCAAAAATGAGTGAATATCAATTACAAAATGATCAGGAGAAAATATATAAAAATATGGCAAGTGTTGTTAGGGGATTATCAAAAAAATTTCATGTATCCGAAGATGAAATATGTGTAAATACAAAACAGATAACCGAACATACCGTTTATAAAATTAGAGACAAATTTTATCAAATACATTGGGTTGACGGAACTATACTTGTTGAAGAAATGAAAGTTCCTTATGTTGATGAAATAAAGATATTTGATAAATAA
- a CDS encoding HU family DNA-binding protein, with protein MSKKEFVEAYAKATGETKKRAEELVNEFLGTVEKSLSKGETVQFVGWGTFGVQKRAARKGRNPQTGKEIKIAAKKVVKFKVGKKLADKVAKGK; from the coding sequence ATGTCAAAAAAAGAATTTGTAGAAGCTTATGCAAAAGCAACGGGAGAAACTAAAAAAAGAGCTGAAGAATTAGTAAATGAATTTTTAGGAACTGTTGAAAAATCTTTATCTAAAGGAGAAACTGTACAGTTTGTCGGATGGGGAACTTTCGGAGTTCAAAAAAGAGCTGCGAGAAAAGGTAGAAATCCTCAGACAGGTAAAGAAATAAAAATAGCTGCTAAGAAAGTGGTTAAATTTAAAGTAGGTAAAAAATTAGCTGATAAAGTGGCAAAAGGAAAATAA
- a CDS encoding cation-translocating P-type ATPase, whose product MWFTKSQEEVLRELNVDPKIGLTTDEINKRLEKYGQNKLKGKPKKSIFQLFLGQLKDVLIYVLIGAAVINIVAHGIEGIKDAVIILAVVFINAIVGVVQESKAEKALEALQQMTTPKSLVRRNGEVIEISSEDLVPGDILVIDAGRFIPADVRLIESANLQIEESALTGESLPSEKNASFITEDTKISVGDKANMAFMSTMATYGRGEGVVVATAMDTEIGKIAKILDEDENTLTPLQIKLDELGKILGYMAIGICALIFVIGMFQGRDMLDMFITAISLAVAAIPEGLVAIVAIVLSIGVTRMSKINAIVRKLPAVETLGAVNIICSDKTGTLTQNKMTVVKTYTLDNLREIPSEGKNFEANNDEKELIRSFVLCSDASIDSGQDIGDPTEVALVVLGDRFNLEKNTLNTEYKRVGENPFDSDRKLMSTLNEEGNRYRVHTKGAIDNILTRADKILVNGQITPLTEETKEKILKVTEEMSNDALRVLGVAFKDVENMILPEEMENNLVVVGIVGMIDPPRTEVKSSIDEAKKAGITPVMITGDHKNTAVAIAKELGIATDISQSLTGTEIDEISDKEFAKNINKYRVFARVSPEHKVKIVRAFKEQGNIVSMTGDGVNDAPSLKFADIGVAMGITGTDVSKGASDMILTDDNFTTIVHAIEEGRNIYNNIKKTIMFLLSCNLGEVICVFFATLFNWPLPLMAIQLLWINLVTDTLPAISLGVDPGDKDVMTRKPRNPKESFFSGGAGIRAIVAGTLIGILTLAAFYIGIVHHGKMPINGDFSIPEGQAALTYGRTMAFIVLTVSQLFYSLTMRNSKKTVFEVGFFKNKYLILSIIVGIALQVGLTSIPSLAAVFKVTQLKLVDWDIVIIFALIPFTVNEVIKLISRNIKK is encoded by the coding sequence ATGTGGTTTACAAAATCACAGGAAGAAGTTTTAAGAGAATTGAATGTGGATCCGAAAATAGGTCTTACAACTGATGAAATAAATAAAAGACTGGAAAAGTACGGACAAAATAAATTAAAAGGGAAACCTAAAAAGAGCATATTTCAGTTATTTCTTGGACAACTTAAGGATGTACTGATTTATGTGTTAATAGGTGCAGCAGTTATAAATATAGTTGCACATGGTATAGAAGGAATTAAGGATGCCGTAATTATTTTAGCAGTTGTCTTTATAAATGCTATTGTAGGAGTAGTGCAGGAATCTAAAGCTGAAAAGGCATTGGAAGCTTTACAGCAGATGACTACGCCTAAAAGTCTCGTTAGACGTAATGGGGAAGTTATTGAAATAAGTTCCGAAGATCTTGTTCCGGGAGATATACTTGTAATTGATGCAGGGCGTTTTATTCCGGCTGACGTAAGACTTATTGAAAGTGCGAATTTACAGATAGAGGAGTCAGCTTTGACAGGAGAATCGCTACCGTCGGAAAAAAATGCTTCTTTTATTACTGAAGATACGAAAATATCTGTAGGAGATAAAGCTAACATGGCATTTATGTCAACAATGGCCACTTATGGAAGAGGAGAAGGTGTCGTTGTAGCAACAGCAATGGATACTGAAATCGGTAAAATTGCTAAAATACTTGATGAGGATGAAAATACATTGACACCGTTACAGATAAAGCTTGATGAACTTGGGAAAATTTTAGGATATATGGCAATAGGAATATGTGCTTTAATATTTGTAATAGGTATGTTTCAGGGAAGAGATATGCTTGATATGTTTATAACAGCTATAAGTCTTGCGGTAGCTGCAATACCTGAAGGTCTTGTAGCTATTGTAGCTATTGTACTTTCAATAGGTGTGACAAGAATGTCGAAAATTAATGCTATTGTGAGAAAATTACCTGCTGTGGAAACATTGGGAGCTGTAAATATAATATGTTCAGATAAAACAGGAACATTGACGCAAAATAAAATGACAGTTGTAAAAACTTATACTCTTGATAATTTAAGAGAAATTCCTTCAGAGGGAAAAAATTTTGAAGCGAATAATGATGAAAAGGAACTGATAAGATCATTTGTACTTTGCTCAGATGCTTCCATAGATAGCGGTCAGGATATTGGTGACCCTACTGAAGTGGCACTTGTAGTTTTAGGAGACAGATTTAATCTTGAAAAAAATACATTAAATACTGAATATAAAAGAGTAGGTGAAAATCCTTTTGATTCAGACAGAAAATTGATGTCAACATTAAATGAAGAAGGAAACAGATACAGGGTTCATACAAAAGGAGCAATTGACAATATTCTTACGAGAGCCGACAAAATACTTGTAAATGGACAGATTACTCCGTTAACTGAAGAAACTAAAGAAAAAATACTGAAAGTAACGGAGGAAATGTCCAATGATGCTCTTAGAGTGCTTGGAGTTGCATTTAAAGACGTTGAAAATATGATTTTACCTGAAGAAATGGAAAACAACCTTGTAGTTGTAGGAATTGTAGGAATGATAGATCCTCCAAGAACTGAAGTTAAAAGTTCTATCGATGAAGCAAAAAAAGCGGGTATCACACCTGTTATGATTACGGGAGATCATAAAAATACTGCTGTTGCCATTGCCAAAGAACTGGGAATAGCTACTGATATAAGTCAAAGTTTGACAGGAACTGAAATAGATGAGATTTCAGATAAAGAATTTGCAAAAAATATAAATAAATATAGAGTATTTGCAAGGGTATCACCTGAACATAAAGTTAAAATAGTGAGAGCTTTCAAAGAGCAAGGAAATATCGTTTCAATGACAGGTGACGGAGTAAATGATGCACCGTCACTCAAATTTGCAGACATAGGTGTAGCCATGGGAATTACAGGAACTGATGTTTCTAAAGGTGCGAGTGATATGATACTTACTGATGATAATTTTACAACAATTGTCCATGCTATAGAAGAAGGAAGAAATATATATAACAATATTAAAAAAACAATAATGTTTCTGCTTTCATGTAATTTAGGAGAAGTAATATGTGTGTTTTTTGCTACATTATTTAACTGGCCGTTACCTTTAATGGCAATACAGTTATTGTGGATTAATTTGGTGACGGATACATTACCTGCCATTTCACTGGGAGTGGATCCGGGAGATAAAGATGTTATGACAAGAAAACCGAGAAATCCTAAAGAAAGTTTTTTTTCAGGAGGAGCGGGAATAAGAGCTATAGTAGCCGGAACACTTATAGGAATATTAACACTCGCAGCATTTTATATAGGAATAGTGCATCATGGAAAAATGCCTATAAATGGTGATTTTTCAATTCCTGAAGGTCAAGCAGCTTTGACATATGGAAGAACGATGGCATTCATAGTATTGACAGTGTCTCAGCTATTTTATTCTCTAACTATGAGAAACAGTAAGAAAACTGTCTTTGAAGTGGGCTTCTTTAAAAATAAATATTTGATTTTATCTATAATAGTTGGAATAGCATTACAGGTAGGACTTACTTCAATACCGTCACTTGCAGCTGTATTCAAAGTTACTCAGCTTAAACTTGTGGACTGGGATATAGTCATAATATTTGCACTGATTCCATTTACTGTAAACGAAGTAATAAAATTAATTTCCCGAAATATAAAGAAATAA
- the cdd gene encoding cytidine deaminase: MKISDIKMKLTEKEISNYIDEANNMLKNAYVPYSKFPVAALLIDEQGRKFKGVNVENASYGLGICAERNVIPTAVSEGMKKIRFLVITGGTPEPISPCGACRQVIYEFSDEETVIILTNKEKKYKICSIKELLPYAFGPEDL; encoded by the coding sequence ATGAAAATATCAGATATAAAGATGAAATTAACGGAAAAGGAAATAAGTAACTATATAGATGAAGCTAACAATATGCTTAAAAATGCTTATGTTCCTTATTCGAAATTTCCTGTAGCGGCTCTTCTCATTGATGAACAGGGAAGAAAATTTAAAGGTGTAAATGTAGAAAATGCTTCTTACGGATTGGGAATATGTGCTGAAAGAAACGTAATTCCTACAGCTGTGAGTGAAGGAATGAAGAAAATTCGTTTTCTTGTGATAACAGGAGGAACACCGGAACCGATAAGCCCTTGTGGAGCATGTAGACAAGTAATATATGAATTTTCCGATGAAGAAACAGTAATTATTTTGACTAATAAAGAAAAAAAATATAAAATTTGTTCAATAAAGGAATTACTTCCTTATGCTTTTGGTCCTGAGGATTTATAA